In Stomoxys calcitrans chromosome 2, idStoCalc2.1, whole genome shotgun sequence, the following proteins share a genomic window:
- the LOC106081494 gene encoding cuticle protein 7, protein MLMLKILFVATLLTLGQCGVVGPYAHYGPGPGPLHYGPYAAYPAPVAHVAPAPKPAAPEPYDPAPKYSFGYDIQDGYTGDLKSQHETRHGDVVKGSYSVVDPDGTKRTVDYTADPHNGFNAVVRKEPLAYKAHAPVAVAPAPAPAPPLPAVPKAPAPAPYPVAYPAAYHVAPAPAPAPGPLPGPLPGPHFHAAYPALAPGPYAHADPHAHYGPYYHK, encoded by the exons ATGTTAATGTTGAAG ATACTCTTTGTGGCAACTTTATTGACTTTAGGTCAATGTGGAGTTGTCGGACCATATGCCCATTATGGACCTGGCCCAGGACCTTTGCATTATGGACCATACGCAGCGTATCCAGCCCCAGTAGCACATGTAGCTCcag CCCCCAAGCCGGCAGCTCCTGAGCCTTATGATCCTGCACCAAAGTATAGCTTTGGCTATGACATTCAGGATGGCTATACAGGCGATCTGAAGAGTCAGCATGAAACTCGTCATGGTGATGTGGTGAAAGGCAGCTACTCTGTTGTTGATCCCGATGGCACTAAACGTACTGTCGACTATACTGCTGATCCACACAATGGCTTCAATGCTGTGGTGCGCAAGGAGCCTTTGGCATATAAGGCTCATGCACCAGTTGCTGTAGCACCAGCGCCCGCTCCAGCGCCTCCATTACCTGCAGTACCGAAAGCACCTGCACCAGCTCCCTATCCAGTGGCTTACCCCGCGGCCTACCATGTGGCTCCAGCACCAGCACCTGCGCCTGGTCCACTGCCAGGACCTTTGCCAGGACCACATTTTCATGCTGCCTACCCTGCCTTGGCACCTGGGCCCTATGCTCACGCTGATCCTCATGCTCATTATGGTCCCTATTATCACAAATAA